A genomic region of Bacteroidota bacterium contains the following coding sequences:
- a CDS encoding 4Fe-4S dicluster domain-containing protein, with product EYGILGMMQPRMDYSTSFCNYDCTLCSEVCPTGAIQQLTKEVKQQTQIGVAHFTVTNCIVFRDNTSCGACSEHCPTKAVNMVPYKGELTIPEVNPKICIGCGGCEYACPARPEKAIRVIGHELHQKALKPREEKLKPVDTSQDFPF from the coding sequence TGGAATATGGCATCTTGGGAATGATGCAGCCAAGGATGGATTACAGTACAAGTTTTTGTAATTACGATTGTACCTTGTGCAGCGAAGTTTGCCCAACTGGAGCTATTCAACAGCTTACAAAGGAAGTAAAACAACAAACCCAGATCGGGGTGGCACATTTTACCGTTACCAATTGTATCGTTTTCCGCGATAACACTTCCTGCGGGGCCTGTTCCGAACATTGTCCAACCAAAGCTGTCAATATGGTCCCATATAAGGGTGAACTTACCATTCCTGAAGTGAATCCTAAAATTTGCATAGGTTGTGGCGGTTGTGAATACGCCTGCCCGGCACGGCCTGAGAAAGCCATACGGGTCATTGGACATGAACTTCACCAAAAAGCCTTAAAACCCAGGGAAGAGAAATTAAAACCTGTCGATACCAGTCAGGATTTCCCCTTTTAA